In a genomic window of Thermosynechococcus sp. CL-1:
- a CDS encoding ribonuclease Z produces the protein MEITFLGTSSGVPTRTRNVSSVALRLPQRKEIWLFDCGEATQHQLLRSDLRTSQIRRIFITHMHGDHIFGLMGLLASCGLAGTVSQIDVYGPPTLDRYIASCLRWSVMRLPYKLQVHTVEPGEVFSDGEFTVTCRLLHHRVPAFGYRVTESDRPGRFHVEKAQALGIPFGPLYGQLKQGKTIALADGRTFDGRDFCDPPQRGRSMVYCTDTVFCESAVELAQQADVLIHEATFSHQEADLAFARLHSTSTMAAQVAAFAQVKLLFLTHFSARYAPGNPVQVEDLLAEAQAIFPNTRLARDFLHYEIPRDAPQDNPAVATAPEKGDILINRGEEKTVAVAQKIAPAIAINRATRQQMQQKLGIDAATANAILERRRQQKFTCLEELECLYPQVAWDTLNVEF, from the coding sequence GTGGAAATTACATTTCTAGGCACCAGTTCTGGGGTGCCCACCCGCACACGCAATGTTTCCAGTGTGGCTCTGCGGCTGCCCCAGCGCAAGGAAATTTGGCTCTTTGACTGCGGTGAAGCCACCCAGCACCAATTGCTGCGCAGTGACCTGCGAACCAGTCAGATCCGCCGCATTTTCATTACCCACATGCACGGCGATCACATCTTTGGCCTGATGGGCTTGCTTGCCAGTTGCGGCCTTGCGGGAACCGTGAGTCAAATTGATGTCTATGGCCCGCCGACATTGGATCGCTACATTGCCAGTTGTTTGCGCTGGTCTGTGATGCGGCTTCCCTACAAGTTGCAGGTGCATACGGTGGAGCCGGGGGAAGTCTTTAGTGATGGCGAGTTTACCGTGACCTGTCGGCTGCTGCATCATCGTGTTCCCGCCTTTGGCTACCGCGTCACCGAGAGCGATCGCCCCGGTCGCTTTCATGTGGAAAAAGCCCAAGCCTTGGGAATTCCCTTTGGACCACTGTATGGTCAACTCAAGCAGGGAAAAACAATCGCCCTCGCAGATGGCCGCACCTTTGATGGCCGCGACTTCTGTGATCCACCGCAGCGGGGGCGCAGTATGGTTTATTGCACCGATACAGTCTTTTGTGAAAGCGCGGTTGAATTAGCCCAACAGGCGGATGTCCTCATCCACGAGGCGACATTTTCCCATCAGGAGGCGGATCTGGCTTTTGCACGGCTGCATTCTACATCCACGATGGCGGCTCAGGTGGCGGCCTTTGCCCAAGTGAAATTGCTCTTCCTCACCCACTTTAGTGCCCGCTACGCCCCCGGCAATCCCGTGCAGGTGGAGGATCTGCTTGCGGAAGCACAAGCCATTTTCCCCAATACTCGCTTGGCGCGGGATTTTCTCCATTACGAAATTCCCCGGGACGCGCCCCAAGACAATCCAGCTGTAGCTACTGCGCCAGAGAAAGGGGATATCCTGATCAATCGGGGTGAGGAGAAAACGGTTGCTGTTGCTCAGAAAATTGCGCCAGCGATCGCCATCAACCGTGCCACCCGCCAACAAATGCAGCAGAAACTGGGAATTGACGCTGCTACAGCCAATGCGATTTTGGAGCGGCGGCGGCAGCAAAAGTTTACCTGCCTAGAGGAACTCGAATGCCTGTATCCGCAGGTGGCATGGGACACCCTCAACGTGGAGTTCTAA